TCCCTGGAGGCTGGGGCCTGCACATGGCGTGGAGCCCTCTCTTAATGGATGGCACCAGCTTCCATTTGGGTCCCTGGGCTCCTGAACCCCCACAGCAGTGCTGCCTGTGGCCGGCTCTGCGGGGGCGACTTCTCCCACAGTGAAGGGCTCATCTCCACAGCCCCGAAGACGGCTCTCCCTTCGCAGCTCATCTGACAACAGAGAAGGGGCTGTGTGTTGCGCCCACGTGGTACCTGCTTCTGGCTGCATCTGGCCCTCTTTCTCCCTGCCGTGTTGCTCTTCCGCATCACCGGGATCCCCCTGGGGACTGAGGTGCACTTGAGAAGTCTCACTTGTGATCTCCCCGGGACCCACTCGTTGGACACGTATCTCTTCAGATTCCTTCCCGGCAGCCACAGGGCCCCGCAGCCGGCCCTGGTCTCCGGTGCCCTCCCTGCTCGCTGCAGGCTTAGTCTCTGCTATTAAAGGCGGGCTCCTCATGCCAATGGCCATGCTGTCTCCTGTGCCAGGATCCTTCTTACCCCATGgggccccctcctccacctcaggCAGGACCTCCACGTCTTCACAGGGCACTTCACCATCTTTTGGCTTAAAAAGGCTTTTCAGATCAGATGCTCCACTGTTAATATcagtttctgatttttcttgGGACGACAGGCACAAAGGCGTTATCTCAATGGACTTCAGGTTTTCTGGGGGAACAGAGTTCTCACCTCGGTGTCCAAAAGATACCAGCTCCTCTGAGCAAATTCCACAGAGGTCTTCCTTGTCAAACTCAGAATTTATTTCTTGTCTTGGTCGCTCCATCATTCCTTGTGCTCCTCCCAGAGATGCTTCTTGAGGTTTCTGTTCATGATGAATGTAATTTAAAGACACACTTTCCCTACCCAATCTTCTAACATTTGGCTCATGATCTGCAGCAAACTCTACCTCACGGGTCCGAGAGTCTGGACACACTTCCATTTCACAGTCTTCTGATGCTCCCCGTACTTTGTCTTCACATGAGTTTTTCATTTCGAGAGATTCCACTGCAGGGGAAGCAGCATCTTGGAAATCCGAATCCGGGTCCATCTCTCCCAGGAACGCAAGGCTGGGCTCCCCTCTCTGGGACAGAGTACTCCGTGGGGTTTCATGTAACATCGGCCCAAAATGACCTGCACCACCATCAAGTGTGCTCGGCGCCCTTTCGTCTGGAACGCTTTCTGTGGGCTCCTTCCCGCAGCCCGCGTGGACGAAGTCTACCATGCCGTCTGCGGACTCCTCACGACCAGAAACCCTTCTGAAGGCCCCTTCCTTTGGACGTCCACCAGACCGTGAGCTGTTATTGCCTGCACTGATCAGGAGACCCTCCCGGCCCTGGCTCCCCACTCTGCTGGGCTCTGTGACTGTCTCTCTCTGGTCACCTCCCGGCATCTCCTTGGCTGAGTTATCTTCATTTCTGCATTTGTCTGGTCTATCCAGGTTACTCTGGCAGCTGAGGGCCTCATCGGCCTTCTGCTCAAGAGTTTCAGCAGCTTGGTTCATGCTTTTAACACCGGAGGGCAGAACAGTAGGAAACTGGTCCAGCAATCTCTCAGGGCTTGGAGTATCTGTAGGCTGGTTTTGCTCCCGTGCGGCACAATCAGAGATGTCACCTTTGTGACACATGGTCTCCTTGGGGACATCCTGTTCTCCTCTCTCCAGCCCTTCCCCGCCGGGTCGGCTGTGCAGCGCGGTGTGAGCGGTTTTGTGTGAAGCTTCACTACCTGATGTGCCTGCTGGCGTCTCATTTCTGGCCTCGCCTCCTGGAAGGCTGCCTTTAGTTCCTCTCCCATCAGGTTCACTCTCTGATGTACCACTCACTTTATGGGCGTTACTTTTCATGGAGCCTTCTCTCCCTTGGGGGCAGCAGTCGCTGTGCTGAAATGCATTTTTGTACTTGGTTATTGGAGGGTTTTCAGCTCCCATGAGGGTTTTGCTGGGCTCCAAGGCAGCATGGGTGGGACACATGCTCTCCTCAGGTGCATTCCTTCTCACACAAGGGCGGCTCGAGAGGTCCTGCAGTTGGACACTTTGACATTCCATGGCAGAGGCCTCTTGAGGCAAGTCTGCTGCTTCTTTCTCGTTTGAGGGGAGCCTGGAATGTGCATCTTCTGCTCCTGGAGCAGCCATTTCGGCTTTTCTTTCTAGGCTCCCTGGTCTGTTTAAGGTGGGACTGTTTGAAGAGGCACCACAGGTTTTGTCACCTGGTGGAGAGATGTCTTCCATTCCTGTCTTCATGGGAGGGGTCTGAGTACCAGCAAGGACATCTGCTCCAGCCTCTAACGGAGGGTGTTGGTTCTGTTGGGAAACCCCCTCGCTCGCTGCTACAGGCACATCTTTGTCAGTTGGCAACTTTGCGTGGTTTTGAGAATTAAGGGACACTTGATTTAAAACACATTCACTTCCTAATTTGTTTACGGCCAGTTCATTGGTGCAGGAAAGTTCATTCGTCTCCCAGGCAGTGCTCTGTTCATCTATGTGTGGACCACCGTCCTGGGAGTTGTGTGTGGCTTCTTCTGACTCAGGTCTGTCCTGGAACTCTGGGGATGGCGGTAACGGAGCAAGATCTTTCTTGGGTTTGGATACGTCATTTATGGAATTTAACTGGTCCTCTGGCGTTAAACTCACAAGGGATTctctttcagttggaaattcaTTATGTGATGCTTCATCTAACTCGGTGTTGCCATCCAGATTTCTGTGGGTGCTGTCTAAGGAGTATTCACTGTGACTCTTCTCACTTGACACACTGGGCCTGACAGTGGCTGTCTGTTCTGGCCCTTCCGTCAGCATCACAGAGGAAGAGTGCGTACCCAGACGGCTCATATCAGGAAAAGTTATCCTATGGTCCTCATGGTTTGCCAAGCTACCTTGAATGTCTACAGtgattttcaaatcatttttttcaaacattactTCCCTGGCTTCGGTTAAAGAACTGGGCACTGTAGAACTAGGGCTGTCTGTGTGGACACTGCCTCGAGGGCAGCAGTTAGCATGGGTGTTTTCTTTGGGGACGTCAGCGGTCTGGTTTTTTCCAGAACGATGACTACTAGCATCCTCTTCTGGCTGCCTGGCACTAACAAGAAAGGGTTCCCCTCTTTCACTCCTGGGGCTCAAAAgctgttcattttcttctctggaaGCCAAGTTCACACTTTGATCGTCCCCATCCAAACAGGAACTGTCTGTCTTTTCAACAGATCCCTTCAGCAAGCTGTCACCTTCAAAATTGCACTTTGCTAAGGATGCTGTTCTGGATTCTGGACCAGACAAACTTGATGTGAGATGTGAAACTTCAGAATCTTCTTCTGAAACAGAATTTTCTTCTACCACAACCACACTCCTCGTGGCTTTGGGGCTGCCACATGGGGAACTGTGTCTCTCATTATGGTGGCCAAGAATCCGCTGCTGATTGTCATCTGCTTCACAGGTAAGGTCCAATTTACACAACTCTTCCTTCCCACCATCCACTTGGGAAATGGCACTGTTCCCTGGTAATGACAGCGACCAAGGAGGACAGGCTTTTAATGCTTCACATTCTGTTTCTTCAGGAGTTGCTTCTGTTGATCCAGGGCCCACAAAGTTCAAAGGCTCTAGGGAAGCTAGCGTGCTGGGTTCTGAAACTCTGTCACCGGTCATGACTCTGTCTACTTCCAGGTGTTTGCTGCGCCCAGGCGGGAGCCCTTCGCTCACGTGGCCGTCCTCTTGTTGTTCGTAATCATCCGTCTCAGTCCCACTGACCCTCATCCCTTGGGCTTCCTCAGCAGATTTTAGCAGAGTTTCAGTTGTAACTTGCCCACTTCCTTCTGCACAAGGGAAATAAATCCAAGTCAGTatgtaatcattaaaaaaaaaaaacaaacaaaaaaacccaaacatccACTCTACTTTCATAAATCTAATCATGCCGCCAACGGCAGCAAGAGGCCTGACTCAaaaagagaagagcaaagtgaGTGTTACAATaccactggtttttgtttttctctgcgaaaCATGACAGAGGGACAAGAGTACCTGGAAGAAGCAGGTTATTCTGAACAAACTTCTTATGAAATGTTATGTAAATGCACTTACTGAGCTGGACAATTGAATATAATGGGGAGATATATGCCTAATTCAGAGTCTTAGGAGGCTTCCACCCTAACGCGTTAGTAAAGCAGACTCACAATAAAACAGCTTATATTACTAAATGATCATCTTCTTAATAcctgaataaataagtaatagaTAAAATTATCTCGTTGAAAAAGAACAGTTATACATAGAAACTTACGTAAAAGAGATTAATCTGTTAAGTTGGACATTAGTCTTGAGCCCAATTACCTGCAGTAATTGCCTCTCTACGAGATTGGTCACCAGTTGGTAATTACTGAAGGTCAGTGACAGGTACATGGGGGTTTAGTAACCTCTCCTTTCCACTTCTGAATAAATGTGAAATTTTCCATTatggaactttaaaaaacaaacaaagaaaccttTCTAAGCAGAATGTAAACACAACTCATAAAGGAGTTTTACTGTACAGATTTCTCTGAACTTCTACGTACAGGATGCGGTATAAAGAACTCAACTTGTTACTCCACGTACACAAAAGTTTCATCCCGCTCCCTTTAtagaaaacaaacccaaagcTATGTAATTATGTATGGATGCATGTACGCGTGCACGTGTGTCTGCAACAGGACACCTGTCCTGAACGCATACAGAGAAGTGCCTGTCGATCTAAAGATCTAGCTCCCACCAGAACAGAAACTCCACGGGGTCAGGGTCATGCTTGTTCTGGTCTCTCCTCTTCCCTTGTGTCTAGCATAATGCCTGACACCTGACAGTACTCGGTAAGTATCCGTGGAGTTCATAAATGAGCACAGTTAGGTAAAGTCAGCAACCATTAGTCATGTCTCCCTAGGGCTTCCTCCGTTGGCGCTGAGAGCAGCAGTTCTGAGAGAAAGCGCAGTGACTCTGAAGGCAAGCCAGCTGGGCTCTGCGATACCACTTACCTCTGAGTCTTCTTCGTTAAAGGTGGGAAGTCCACTTACCTCGGTGCCATTCTGAGGATTCAATTAAAAAACACCTGTAAACCACCACCTGGTACAGTGCCTGCCAGTTAAAGGAAAAGTGCCtttcctctgctctgctctggcTGATTCCTACTTTACTGGATCTGAGGATAGTTATAGGGATAAACTTAATAACTAGGCCAGGACACAGCACTTAAAAATATCTGGAGTCAACAAATACTAGGTGGATAAATACATGCTGGATTCTATGAGTGCGCACAGCTATCAGTCACTGACAAAACGTGGCCCTGAAATCCTAATGGCCCACATCACAGCAGACAATTCTACACCCTATTCGTGGATTTCTACGCACAAGCACTGCACACGGTTTCACTCCGTCTCCCGCTTGACGCTGCAGCACTCAGGAAGCCGCTCGTGTCTGTCCTGTGCCTGTCCCTCTGTCTCAGCACCTCCGGGTCCCATCTCATCACAACTGCGCAAGGACACTCTCAGACTCTTCATCCTCAAACTGCTTACTGGGTAAGACTCACCCCCAGAGCCCCCGCCCCCTCTTCCTGAGGAGGCCTGTTGTCCACTCTGCATAGTCGTGGGGATGGGGCAGCCAATCCTGGGTGGGGTGgcagaaggggtgggggtggcgtgTGTACCGCTTGAAAACAAAACGATACTCTGCCCACTCTTTTGACTTGGTTTGAATCATATTCTGGAATCTCCAAGAACTTTAAAGGAGCCTTtgagataattttatatttattagaaaGTTTTCAAAAGGCTGGATCCTTATCTGTATCTTGGGGAGAAAAACGGTGCCTGAGTCACAGGACTTGTAAAGATGAGGTGAGTTCACGCACATAAAGCTCTCAGAAGTGCCACAGAGTCCACACCCGTTGCGAACCACTCCGCCGGACCTTCACTCCCTTGCACGGCATCTCTATCTAAACCTCGGTAATGCTATCCCTCTACTACGTGTGTAATTTATCAGCTCCATGAGATTGGAGGTATCTGAGGACAGAAACCAGATCTTACTGATCGCTGTGTACTCAGGATCCGACAGTGACCTTGGCCCCTGGCAGGTATATAATAGGTGTTAGCTGAATGAAGAACCAGATTAGTGAAGGTGTTAGAAGTATTAGACATGCTGGAGCTATGTGCCCATTTAAGAAACACAGGCGTTCCATGACCTCAGCTGAATGGATCTGTAGTTCTGTGACGACTTAtgtttgtagaaattgacaaacatCCTAAAActcatatgaaaatgcaaaacaCAACAGCCACAACCTTGAAGAAGGTGGCAGacacacttcctgacttcaaaacttactacagagCCACAGCAAGCACCAGAGAGATGTACAGATCAACGGAACAGGACCcacagcccagaaataagctcTTTAACATTCATAGTCAGTCAATTGATTTTGACAAAGGAACAAGGAAAAATACCTTTCCAACAAATGGTCCTGGGAAAAGTGGATATCCAGAcgcaaaagaataaatttgaactCCAACTCACATCACACAAAATAATCAACTCAGAGTTGATCACAAACTTAAATGCAAGAGGTGAAACAATAAAACAGACAAAGACACAAGAGTAAATCTTCATGAACTTGAGTTAGCTAACGATTTCTTGGCTAAGAAACCAAAAGCAAAAGTGATAAAAGACTGATAAGTTGGACTCCATCGAAACTAAGAACTTTTTATACCTGAAActgaaataataatgtaaatcaGCGATACCTccgtttttttttaaaatgttaaatgtatcaatttaaaaaaaactacaatgtTTGTGCTTCATAGGACAACACCAAgaagtgaaaagacaaaccacTGACAGGGAGAACCTATGTGCAAATCATCTATCTGACAAGGGATTTGCACTTAGGATACATATAGAacttaacaataaaaagacacacacaaaaaaaactaatttaaaaattggcagacAGAACATTTCTTGAGTGTAGTCCATACCTAGTGACTTTCTTCCAAAGAGGACAGTATGGAGCCAGGGGAGAGAAGTAGCTTTACagggagaaacctgacaaacactacgTCATGTTTACAGTCTGTGCCCTTGATGATGGGATGAAAATGCACTTTACCTGGGTTATTTCCCTCCCCCAAACCCTAGTCATATGAGAAAAACTAAGTATGATGTAAGTTTTGGTTTGTCCTACACCCCATCCTTGGAAAGATGTGTGATGGGTAAGCAGTGCTGTGACGCCTTATGAAAGGACGCCCTCCTGTGGAGGTGCACATGGGCTGCCTACAACCCCACAAACCTTCATCACCTTAGCTGGTACTGACTGCCAGCCATCTAGCTTTCCAAACAACAGGTAAGTCAACAAATAACAAGGAAGTATTCAAGCCCTCGGCTGGAACTCTTATACGGCTGACGGGAACagaaaatggtacaaccactccggaaaacagtttggtagtttcttgcaaaattaaacatacatttcCCAAATGGCCCAGTGGGCCCATGCCTAGGTATGTGCCCAGGTGCAATGACAACTCAAATTTACACAAAAACTGGTACAgaagtgttcacagcagctttagtcataattaccaaaactgaGAACAATGCAAATTTCCCTCAAATGGGAAACAAATAAATCGTGACACAACTGGACAAAAGGATACATTTCATACACACAGGATGAAACACGGAGCACCGTGGATGAACCTCAAACACACGACACTAAACGAGCAAAGTCAGGTTCAAAAACTCCCCCTGAATGATTACATTTATTTGACACTCTAGAAAAGTCAAAATGATAGGGACagaaaatagatcagtggttgccaagggctcgTGGCATAAGGGACTGACTGTAAAAGGAGCGGCAAGAAATTGCTGGGGTGATggtgatgttctgtttcttgagtTGGATGGTACAGTTGTGATTACATAACTCTATGTGTTAGccaaaactcacagaactgtacataaaaaaggtgaattttactATACTTAAGTtagatcttaatttttttttaaatgaaaaacttcAGTTCCCCAAATGTCTAGACTTCTTTGCTGCCTATTAAATGGGTGTGGTACTGGCTGATTTTCAATTTTCCACTccccaaaatataaattatagGAGGATAATGACATAAATAGATAATACGAAACAGTAAATATTCATTCCAAATTACAAAAACCAATCAATAAATGCCAAGAATCTGGATGCATATAAGGCATGAGGGCTTTACTGAGAGATTCATTCTATCTACTTACAATGCTTAACTTATTCACATAACAGAAAAAGAGGCCTTTAAAAGATTGTTTAGACTTTAGTTATCCTAAATAATTGAGACTATCTAGTTCCAAAAATTATATAAGGTAGCTTCTCTCTCCCTGACTGCTTTCACCTCTGCACCAAAATGTATTTCCTCACTGCTCTTCCAATTTCTGGTGACCCTCCTATTTCAGAGAATTCCCAAATAAGCCTTAATGGAGACTGTTACTATAGTAACTAAGTCCCACAGTAATTAGTGGGAactaatatttgtatttttcctggAACCCATTCCATCTTTCTTATACAACCTTCCCCATCAAATCCAGTTACAAGGAGCtctcaaaaagaattttttttggtaatgttAGTTTTATAAAATAACTGAACAAAAAATTATAGTGAAACGGGCAGGTTAAAACTCAGAACAGCAGCAAGGAAGAGGTACCAGTCAGAGGGACACTCTTTCCTCGTGAAATGGCCTCTAGACTGACACCCATCACTGCTCCCTGATGCCCGCTTCTCCAGGGTCTGCCTTCCTACAATCAAGAAATAGAGAACAGCATCTTGGTTCACATGAAGGTCCTTTTAAATAGTCAACCATGTTCTCATTTTACCTAACTGAACCACAGCAGACATAATgactgtttaaaaaagaaaaaaaatctcaagagcCTGGAATCCCATGCTAACTTGGGAGTGCTGTGAATGGGACCTttatacagagaaggaaaagcaacaGACTGGGGAGTGTAGCAGCCTGGGGTCACTTACTAAACAGCTCAGTGTGGCGATCCAAATTCACTCCTCAGCAGACTTATACATTATTTCAGCACACTGACCTTAGAGGTGCCCCCAGTCAGAATAATCCAACCTTCATATAAATAAGACTATGTACAGCAATTTGCACAGTGCTCAACAGTGCAAACACTTACAACAAAGGCAGCAAAGATCTGTTAGGTTTCCatcaagaaaatttaaattaatacacTCAGGACTAGGAGCTATGCTCTGGGGCAGAGTGAAAATTCTAGCAGCTGGGGCCCCTAAAGAGACAGTACAATTAGATTTCCAAGAAACGCCATCTACTTCTCAATTCTGTAGTAAATGTAAGTTAGTGGATGCTTGACCTTGACCTTGGCAAAGCAGCTGAAATGCCGGGCCTACTAGGGAGAAGCACGGACATCTGTCTAACTCAAATCCAGGGCGGCAGCTGCAAGTCCCGCCTGCACTCCCAGCGCTCAGTTCCTATGGGGCCCTGCCTCCTTAGAACCTTCCTTTCTGCCTGGCTATGCCTGGCCACGACCCTGGATGGCTGAGTTGGCTTCCTTGTGTGTAACACAGGGACACGCTGCAAGGTTCTCGGGGTTGGCAGGCAAGACTGTATCACAGTCAGGCACTAGGTCACTGCTCTAAAACTCAGGTAGAGCCACTGCCTTTTCCAGGCTCCCCCAGATCAAACTGAGAACCTTCCACATGGCTCTTGGGGAAGAGGGCAAAAAAATCATTTTACCAATTTAAGTCATTAAACAAGAATGGTGTTGGGACAGGAAGAAGAGCGCCACAGAGCAGTTTATCTGAAGGCAGTTTTCGGAATAGCTCATCTTATCTGGTTTCAGCGGGGACCAGCTTTCTAGGTGGAGAGTAACTGGGAAAGTCCGAGAAGGCAGGTTTCCTTGTAGAAAATAACCCTGCAGGTTCTCCTGTTTAAAAGGCCCATTCAGTGGTTACATCAAAGCATAGTTCAATACATACACAGTGAATCTGGTGATAAGAGGTGGGTGAAAATACACCAACATACCTGAGACTCCACACACCGGGGCAGGAGCAGAAAAGATCTCAGCGGGGACGGTGACGGCACCACACTGCGTCCCTAGCGAGGCCCTAAGCCCTGGGTGAGACATGCACAAAGCGACACTCTGCATCTTCAGAGCTTTACTCTTTACGGGATGTCCACGCCTGTGAGCCAG
The genomic region above belongs to Camelus bactrianus isolate YW-2024 breed Bactrian camel chromosome 32, ASM4877302v1, whole genome shotgun sequence and contains:
- the PRR14L gene encoding protein PRR14L isoform X2; the encoded protein is MLSSGVETQPALLGPSMSAAVQELYSELPVSVSKELHADPEPSVIPDVKPGAPSACLSQSRAVPLELQRTPAGSCCEETPETLDHGGEPGRCGLVDSPAEGSVAAGILDREEKAKSVELKVFGDEGDQAEIVSEPCEGAEEALRQHSAAAEGRLSPRQEDLLMQASKELLCTDLAEDCLRSKEGSGQVTTETLLKSAEEAQGMRVSGTETDDYEQQEDGHVSEGLPPGRSKHLEVDRVMTGDRVSEPSTLASLEPLNFVGPGSTEATPEETECEALKACPPWSLSLPGNSAISQVDGGKEELCKLDLTCEADDNQQRILGHHNERHSSPCGSPKATRSVVVVEENSVSEEDSEVSHLTSSLSGPESRTASLAKCNFEGDSLLKGSVEKTDSSCLDGDDQSVNLASREENEQLLSPRSERGEPFLVSARQPEEDASSHRSGKNQTADVPKENTHANCCPRGSVHTDSPSSTVPSSLTEAREVMFEKNDLKITVDIQGSLANHEDHRITFPDMSRLGTHSSSVMLTEGPEQTATVRPSVSSEKSHSEYSLDSTHRNLDGNTELDEASHNEFPTERESLVSLTPEDQLNSINDVSKPKKDLAPLPPSPEFQDRPESEEATHNSQDGGPHIDEQSTAWETNELSCTNELAVNKLGSECVLNQVSLNSQNHAKLPTDKDVPVAASEGVSQQNQHPPLEAGADVLAGTQTPPMKTGMEDISPPGDKTCGASSNSPTLNRPGSLERKAEMAAPGAEDAHSRLPSNEKEAADLPQEASAMECQSVQLQDLSSRPCVRRNAPEESMCPTHAALEPSKTLMGAENPPITKYKNAFQHSDCCPQGREGSMKSNAHKVSGTSESEPDGRGTKGSLPGGEARNETPAGTSGSEASHKTAHTALHSRPGGEGLERGEQDVPKETMCHKGDISDCAAREQNQPTDTPSPERLLDQFPTVLPSGVKSMNQAAETLEQKADEALSCQSNLDRPDKCRNEDNSAKEMPGGDQRETVTEPSRVGSQGREGLLISAGNNSSRSGGRPKEGAFRRVSGREESADGMVDFVHAGCGKEPTESVPDERAPSTLDGGAGHFGPMLHETPRSTLSQRGEPSLAFLGEMDPDSDFQDAASPAVESLEMKNSCEDKVRGASEDCEMEVCPDSRTREVEFAADHEPNVRRLGRESVSLNYIHHEQKPQEASLGGAQGMMERPRQEINSEFDKEDLCGICSEELVSFGHRGENSVPPENLKSIEITPLCLSSQEKSETDINSGASDLKSLFKPKDGEVPCEDVEVLPEVEEGAPWGKKDPGTGDSMAIGMRSPPLIAETKPAASREGTGDQGRLRGPVAAGKESEEIRVQRVGPGEITSETSQVHLSPQGDPGDAEEQHGREKEGQMQPEAGTTWAQHTAPSLLSDELRRESRLRGCGDEPFTVGEVAPAEPATGSTAVGVQEPRDPNGSWCHPLREGSTPCAGPSLQGAPRGAPGPRPTGRGDLSGAFGNTSHWRGVLPLKKQPPRTCKKVSCQEQVNMGRKMSKIRSSAFFKSSSETIPTKTHRFLSSRAVAAASPPEPKTALAWSPGSLRSPAPKQPAAPGRLSGSPNVRKPTKESALLSKLSSLASRLAPAAQAQELGRRCSSELLPVAGSHKRLRYRQLLDGFSRSTAQLNPCLAASRWDKRPTSKPLTLCSLEAIKMSFMDLGAKMPSLLFGSEVFPVSFHMKSGSELGTESPRTFPEHCAPARLALGEAAQCPSPPPKWTFSFFLAHGCPGVATFREDAGVRGQAGTRPPPQPPVPLQDHGAAAIVQTRASCSVLGLHTLLALCSPGCYRIWTKKRSFSSHMPTMQRLFLTQFTQGLKGLRSPASPADEAFCSLPFSVGRVLSIWSQHGPSACPLEVSALHSSPSKQQPTLGTPSRLEPPFPALVPKSRLVTDSAVSKLLLSASELQVPGFDELDGVTAVCPRPQSSPPEQKEAEPEKRPKKVSQIRIRKTIPKPDPNLTPMGLPRPKRLKKKEFSLEEIYTNKNYKSPPANRCLETIFEEPKERNGTLISISQQKRKRVLEFQDFTVPRKRRARGKVKVAGSFTRAQKAALQSRELDALLIQKLMELETFFAKEEEQEPSPSC
- the PRR14L gene encoding protein PRR14L isoform X4; the protein is MRVSGTETDDYEQQEDGHVSEGLPPGRSKHLEVDRVMTGDRVSEPSTLASLEPLNFVGPGSTEATPEETECEALKACPPWSLSLPGNSAISQVDGGKEELCKLDLTCEADDNQQRILGHHNERHSSPCGSPKATRSVVVVEENSVSEEDSEVSHLTSSLSGPESRTASLAKCNFEGDSLLKGSVEKTDSSCLDGDDQSVNLASREENEQLLSPRSERGEPFLVSARQPEEDASSHRSGKNQTADVPKENTHANCCPRGSVHTDSPSSTVPSSLTEAREVMFEKNDLKITVDIQGSLANHEDHRITFPDMSRLGTHSSSVMLTEGPEQTATVRPSVSSEKSHSEYSLDSTHRNLDGNTELDEASHNEFPTERESLVSLTPEDQLNSINDVSKPKKDLAPLPPSPEFQDRPESEEATHNSQDGGPHIDEQSTAWETNELSCTNELAVNKLGSECVLNQVSLNSQNHAKLPTDKDVPVAASEGVSQQNQHPPLEAGADVLAGTQTPPMKTGMEDISPPGDKTCGASSNSPTLNRPGSLERKAEMAAPGAEDAHSRLPSNEKEAADLPQEASAMECQSVQLQDLSSRPCVRRNAPEESMCPTHAALEPSKTLMGAENPPITKYKNAFQHSDCCPQGREGSMKSNAHKVSGTSESEPDGRGTKGSLPGGEARNETPAGTSGSEASHKTAHTALHSRPGGEGLERGEQDVPKETMCHKGDISDCAAREQNQPTDTPSPERLLDQFPTVLPSGVKSMNQAAETLEQKADEALSCQSNLDRPDKCRNEDNSAKEMPGGDQRETVTEPSRVGSQGREGLLISAGNNSSRSGGRPKEGAFRRVSGREESADGMVDFVHAGCGKEPTESVPDERAPSTLDGGAGHFGPMLHETPRSTLSQRGEPSLAFLGEMDPDSDFQDAASPAVESLEMKNSCEDKVRGASEDCEMEVCPDSRTREVEFAADHEPNVRRLGRESVSLNYIHHEQKPQEASLGGAQGMMERPRQEINSEFDKEDLCGICSEELVSFGHRGENSVPPENLKSIEITPLCLSSQEKSETDINSGASDLKSLFKPKDGEVPCEDVEVLPEVEEGAPWGKKDPGTGDSMAIGMRSPPLIAETKPAASREGTGDQGRLRGPVAAGKESEEIRVQRVGPGEITSETSQVHLSPQGDPGDAEEQHGREKEGQMQPEAGTTWAQHTAPSLLSDELRRESRLRGCGDEPFTVGEVAPAEPATGSTAVGVQEPRDPNGSWCHPLREGSTPCAGPSLQGAPRGAPGPRPTGRGDLSGAFGNTSHWRGVLPLKKQPPRTCKKVSCQEQVNMGRKMSKIRSSAFFKSSSETIPTKTHRFLSSRAVAAASPPEPKTALAWSPGSLRSPAPKQPAAPGRLSGSPNVRKPTKESALLSKLSSLASRLAPAAQAQELGRRCSSELLPVAGSHKRLRYRQLLDGFSRSTAQLNPCLAASRWDKRPTSKPLTLCSLEAIKMSFMDLGAKMPSLLFGSEVFPVSFHMKSGSELGTESPRTFPEHCAPARLALGEAAQCPSPPPKWTFSFFLAHGCPGVATFREDAGVRGQAGTRPPPQPPVPLQDHGAAAIVQTRASCSVLGLHTLLALCSPGCYRIWTKKRSFSSHMPTMQRLFLTQFTQGLKGLRSPASPADEAFCSLPFSVGRVLSIWSQHGPSACPLEVSALHSSPSKQQPTLGTPSSHTLLPYVPIPGMEAAYTTSGSHMRLEPPFPALVPKSRLVTDSAVSKLLLSASELQVPGFDELDGVTAVCPRPQSSPPEQKEAEPEKRPKKVSQIRIRKTIPKPDPNLTPMGLPRPKRLKKKEFSLEEIYTNKNYKSPPANRCLETIFEEPKERNGTLISISQQKRKRVLEFQDFTVPRKRRARGKVKVAGSFTRAQKAALQSRELDALLIQKLMELETFFAKEEEQEPSPSC